TCCATGTCGGTGATGCGCAGCGAATTCTCGTCGGGCTTGCGCGCATCGATAATCATGCCCACGGCGCTGGTATTATTGGTAACAGGATCGATGAGCACAAATGAGCCTGTGCCATGATTCTTTTTGTAAGCGTCGAAGAACAAAGGCTTCGCGGTGGTGATGGCCACGCGTGCTATCTCATTCAGCGTAAGCTGTGTAGCCGGCGATTTTTCCAGCGTATTCACATCGGTTTTGTAACGCACTGCGTCAATGCGGACGCGGGTGGTGGTGGTGGTATGTTTGATATAATATTGTGTGGCGGTGTCGAGCGGCTTCTCATCCATCCATACCAGCATGGCTTCCTGGTGACGACCAATGAGTGGCAGATTGTCGGTATGCACAAGCATCTCGCCGCGTGAGATGTCTATTTCATCGGCGAGGGTCAGTGTAACCGACTGTGGTGGGAAAGCCATCTCCGGCTCACCGTCGTAGGTAACGATACGTTCCACCGTGCTGGTCTGCCGCGAGGGCAAGGCCATCACTGTGTCGCCTTTGCGCACGATACCGGAGGTAATACGTCCGGCAAATCCACGGAAAGTGAGCGTAGGGCGGTTTACGTATTGAACCGGCAACCTCAGGTCGCTGAAGTTGCGGTCGCTGCCAACATGTACCGTTTCAAGAAATTCGAGCAGACTTTTGCCATGATACCATGGCATCTTGTCGGTGATGTCCACCACGTTGTCGCCTTTAAGTGCCGATAGCGGGATAAAGTTTATATCGGGAATGTCGAGGCCGGTGATGAAGTTGCGGTAGTCGTTGCAGATGTTCTCAAACACCTCCTCGCTGTAGTCTGTCAGATCCATCTTATTAACCGCCAGCACCACGTGTTTTATCCCAAGAAGCGAGACGATAAAAGTATGCCGCCGCGTTTGCGTGATCACACCTTTGCGTGCATCTATCAGGATGATGGCCAGGTTGGCGGTAGAGGCACCTGTAACCATGTTGCGGGTGTACTGCTCGTGGCCGGGTGTGTCGGCGATAATAAACTTGCGCTTGTTGGTCGAGAAATAGCGATACGCCACGTCGATGGTAATGCCTTGTTCGCGTTCGGCTTTGAGACCGTCGAGCAACAGAGCGTAGTCGATGTCGTCGCCGGCATGGCCGATGCGTTTGCTGTCGCGCTCCAGGGCCTGTAGATGATCTTCATAAAGCCGCTTGCTGTCGAAGAGCAACCGACCAATTAAAGTGCTTTTACCGTCATCAACCGAACCTGCCGTAAGAATACGCAGTAGATCCTTGTTTTGATCCTGATCGAGAAAGGCTTTGATATCAAGAGAGTGAGTTTGCTTCATGTTTTGAGAGTTTGTATTTGAAGTTGCATGGCGCATGGCGCATGGCGCGTGTTACGTAGCACAGATTAGCTCATAGCTGAGCCATTTAAATGCTTTGCAAATTAGTATTTCTTATTTTCGATAAAAGATCAGTATGATTAAAAAACTAATAACTGTTAGCTTGCGACTCTTTGTATCATGCTCTATGCGCCAAGTGCCATGCTATCCAATCAAAAATTATTTATCAATTGTTTTGAGGAGGGTTTTTCTGAAATTGGAAATCATGCTGCTTAGATGATTCAATTTTTCGAAATGCTCCTCCTTAACTTCTTTGGGAATGTATCCTCTCATTAAAGTTATGGCGATAATATTGGCACATTCAAATGTTGATCGCCTTGCAATATTCAAAAAATTAGCAAAATCCTTATCAGAATAAGAGCCGGAACCTTCGGCAATGTTATTCGTAATACTCATGGCTGCCGCATTTAACTGCTCAGCAAATTTGTATTTCTTCTTTTCGGTTAAAAGATCGGCAAGGTCGAAAAGCTGATTTGAAATTTCGCTGGCAAATTTCCATATTTCCAGTTGTTCAAATCTAAATCTTATCATAGGGATATTTGTATTTTATACATTCTTTTATCTTTTGTAAAACCAATGACGCACCTGCCGTTCCTTGCTCTAATTGTATTGCTCTACACACCCTGGGTCTTGTTCCAAGCTCTCCGCGCCTTGCGCCCTGCTAAAAATATCCTTCCCTCTTCTTTTGCTCCATGCTGCCGTCCTGGTCGAAGTCGATGACGCGGGTGGTGCGTTCGCTTACGGTGGTGGTCATCATCTCTTCGACGATCTTTTCGATGGTGTCGGCTTCCGACTCGATGGCGCCGGTGAGCGGGTAGCATCCGAGGGTGCGAAAGCGTACCATCTTCATCTCTGCCTTAGCAGCAAGTTCGGGCGGCATGCGGTCGTCGTCCACGAGCACCCAGGCATCGTTGTATTTCACCACAGGCCGCTTTTTAGCATAGTAAAGGGGCACGATGGGAATTTTCTCCAGCCGGATGTATTGCCAGATGTCGAGTTCTGTCCAGTTGGAGAGCGGGAATACACGTATCGACTCGCCTTTGTGAATGCGGGTATTGTAGATATTCCAAAGCTCCGGTCGCTGGCTTTTGGGCTCCCACTGGTGATACTGATCGCGGAAGCTAAAGATACGTTCTTTGGCGCGCGACTTCTCCTCATCGCGACGGGCGCCACCAAATGCTGCATCGAAACCATATTTGGTAAGTCCTTCCAGCAGCGCCTCTGTCTTCATAATATCGGTGTGTACCTTGCTGCCATGAGTAAAAGGTCCTACCCCACTCTCGAAAGCGGCTTTGTTGTAATGCACGATCAGATCCCAGCCTTTCTCGAGCGTGTAGTTCTCGCGAAAGGTGATCATCTCCGAAAACTTCCATTTGGAATCGATGTGCATCAATGGGAAAGGCACCTTGCCGGGATAGAAAGCTTTCTCAGCCAGACGCACCATCACGGAGGAGTCCTTGCCAATAGAATAAAGCATTACCGGGTTTTGAAATTCGGCAGCCACCTCGCGGATGATGTGGATGGCTTCCGCTTCGAGTTCCTGCAGGTGTGTTAGTTTATATCCGTTCATGTTGATAAGTTATTTCAGGTAAGATGATGGTCATAATTTTGTCGATGCTTTGCGCAATGGTAAATTGACTGGTGTCGATGGCGAGGGCAGCTTGCTCTGGTGGCTCAAAAGGAGCATCCACACCGGTAAAGTTTTTGATAAGCCCTGCGCGGGCATCTTTGTAAAAGCCTTTGGGATCGCGCTTTTCGCAAATTTCGATGGGTGTACTTACGTAGATTTCTATAAAATCGGCCCTGCCGATGATCTGGCGTGCCATCCGGCGTATTGCCCGGGTAGGACTGATAAAGCTGTTGATGGTAATTACTCCGCTACGAACCAGGAGTTTAGAAACCTCGGCAATGCGGCGGATGTTTTCAGTGCGGTCCTGTATGGTAAAACACAGGTTGCTGTTGATGCCTTTGCGGATGATGTCGCCGTCGAGCACCTGCGTCAGGTGACCTTTCTCATAAAGCCGCTTCTCAAGAGCCAGGGCAAGCGTGGTTTTTCCGGCTCCCGGCAAACCCGTAAACCAGACAACCCTCGAATGCTGGTGCAACAACTGCTCCTTTTCGGCACGGGTGATCAAAATGTTCGTTGTTTGTTGTTCCCTTCGACTACGCTGGTTTCGACAAGCTCAACCACCACAGGACAGGTGTTGTTTGTTGTTCGTTGTTCGTTGTTCGTTGTTTGTCTTAATTTCATCAAAAGAACACCGCATACACGATCCCGACCGAAACCACCATATACAATAGCGTAAGCGGAAAGCCAATCCTGAAAAAGTCGTGGAACGTGTAGCCTCCGGGACCATACACCATCAGGTTGGTTTGATAACCGATAGGTGTGAGAAAACTGGCCGCTGCCGCGTAGGTCATTATGAGTACCAGCGGCATCGGGTTGACGTTCATCTTTATAGAAATGGTAAGCATGATTGGAAAAAGAATAGCAACTGCTGCCTTATTGTTAATATAGGCGCTAAGGACTGCCGAAATGATATAAATGCCAAAAAGTATGGTTAATGTCCCAAAAGGCATCAGGATATCGACCAGGAAATACCCAATATGGCTGGCCACACCCGACTTGAGCATAGCAATGCCCAGTGCCAGGGACATAGCGATGATGATGGCCAGGTTGAAATCGACCGTCTTTGGAAGATCCTTGGGGTTGATGAGTTTGATAAGTAGCACGATGGTGATGAGGATGGCAAGCGAAAGAAACAACGATACCAATTTGGTAGCTGAGAGAAAAACAGCAAGCATTAGTCCGCCAATGAGCAGCACCGATTCGTAAGGCTTGGTGCGGCGGTAATCTTTTACACGTGAAATGAGATAAAAATCCTGTGTGTTCATGCTGAGCTTATTAAAGTCGTTGCCTGCTATGAGTAGCAATACGTCGCCGGGGCGCAGTTTCACGTTTCCAAGCTTTCCGGCAATACGCTCGCCATTGCGATGCAGCGCCACGACGGCAGCATCGTATTTACTGCGAATCATGGCTTCTTTTACCGTGTTGCCGGCAAGGTTGGAGTTGTGTGATATCACCACCTCGATGGCCTCTGTATGATCTTTTCGGCGGTACATCCCAAGCTCTGAAAGCTCAAGGCCTGAGCGCGTTTTTACCAGTTCCGCAATGGTGTTGGTATCGCCGGCAAAAACCAGCACGTCGTCCTTTTGCAATATCTCGTTGGGATTGACAGGGCGCAGCCGCGTGTCACCACGGATTATCTCGGCCAGAAACAGCCCATTAAGACTTCGCAGCTCTGCTTGTTTTACACTTTTCCCGGGAAGCGACGATTCGCTGCGGATGCGTGTCTCCACCAGATAACGACGCGTGTTTTCCACAAAGTCGTCCATCACATCGCGCCGCGAAGGCAAAAGCTTGTTGCTGAAAAATATCAAAAACAGCGAGCCTAGGACGATCATCGGTAAACCCGCCCAGGCAAAATCAAAAATATCAAATGTCGAAAAGCCGGGAATCACCGTTTGTGCCTGTATCAGTCCATTCACAATAAGGTTGGTGCTGGTGCCAATAAGCGTAGCTGTTCCTCCCAAAATGGCAGCGTACGAAAGCGGTATGAGCAACTTGGATGGGCTCACCTTGTTGCGCTGGCTCCATGTATTTACATAAGGCATCAGAATAGCTACCAGCGGAGTATTGTTTAAAAATGCCGAGAGGGTAGAGACACTCAGCACCATGCGCGTCAAAAAACTACGGTAGGTTTTGGCGCGCTTAAAGAAGTAATCAAAAAATCCTTCGAGCACACCGGTATTTCTTATCATCTCACCAATCATCAACAACATGAGAACGATCAAAATCTGCTCATTGGCAAACCCGCTTAATATTTCGGCGGGCGTGAGGATGCCAAACATACCAAGCACCAGAATACCGGCGATGAAAGTATAAGCAGGCCCTATCAATCCCGTGTACAACGACACGATGATGAAGATGATGACTGCCAGAACGATGATGCCTTCGAAGGTTAGCATTGATACTGTTGGTTGGGCGCAAGGCGCGGGGCGCAAGGCGCAGGGCGCAAGGTAGAGTGCATGGCTAAACGTGAAATGCCTATGATAAACGGCGTGGGATACAAGTAACTCATGGCTACTCGTTTAAATACTTTGCAAATTAGTACTTCTTCTTTTTCATTTAAAAGATCATCAAGATCAAAAAGCTGATTGCTAATTTCAATAGCGAATTCCCAAATTTCCAGTTGTTCAAACCTAAATTTTGTCATAGGGTTTTTAAACTAGTCAACCATGTTTTAATCTTTTGTTCTACGCGCCAATCTCTTTGCGCCAAGCTCTTTGCGCCATGCTCTTTGCTCTCCGCGCCATGCTCTTTGCTCTCCGCGCCTTGCGCCCTGCGCCCTGCCTATTGCTTTGTTCGCACCTGACCGCGGTCTAACTCGGCCACCACCGACACACCCATCTGCTCGATCTGTAGCACCAGCTTGGTTTTGCCCACCCGAAGCACCTTTCCGTAAACGCCTTCCAGCGGCCCGCCGGCAATCTCTACATCCTGTCCGGCCTCCACTTTTATGCGATAGCCCTGGGTTTTGTTGAGAAACTTTTCGATGGCATCAATCTCTTTCTGACGAACAACAGCCGGCTTGCCCAAAAAAAATAAAAACCGAACTACTCCCTGAACCTGCAACACATTATAACGCTCACGTTCTGTTACTTTCACAAATACATAGGAGTTGAACAAAGGCAGCTCCACCTTTTTGCGGCGGTCTTTCCATTGGCGCAGCGTGGTGTAAAGTGGAAGATAGCTATGAATACCACTTTCGCAAAGCCGCTCGTGTACCCGTTTTTCGGCGCGCGGCGCAGTGTATATCACGAGCCACTTAGCCACAGGTTTTTGAGCCGGTTTGGTAACTTTTACTACCCTGTATTCAATTCTTGGAACATCCATGCTGTTAGTAGCTTACCTGTCTGTCCATACTGATACAGCTTCGCCAGGTCAGTTACATTTTTGTCATGTAAAGAGTTGATAATCTGTTATATAAAAAAATCACTTTACAACCTAAAAAACGCTGCAAAGTGAGTAACAAAACTACTCAAAAAATTTAATCTGCAATTTTTCAAAGTGAGAAAGATCACTTGGTTGCATTGCGTATCTTATGTACTATGTTGATACTGTTGCGTGCAGCTTCCAATCCAAAGCCTTCGCCAGCCAGAATCTTTTCGTATGCCACCGTGTGCAAATCAGTAAAACCCTGGCTAAATTCGATCTCGTCCCCATCTACTGTTATGCTGCGATAGGTACGCTGGCCGCGTTGCAGTATTTCTGTGGGGATATCATTTACGTCCAGACTGAGCTGCCACTTCACGCGCGCCCGTTCCAGTTCCAAAAAACCACTCACCTTGTCAG
The genomic region above belongs to Bacteroidales bacterium and contains:
- the cysN gene encoding sulfate adenylyltransferase subunit CysN, whose protein sequence is MKQTHSLDIKAFLDQDQNKDLLRILTAGSVDDGKSTLIGRLLFDSKRLYEDHLQALERDSKRIGHAGDDIDYALLLDGLKAEREQGITIDVAYRYFSTNKRKFIIADTPGHEQYTRNMVTGASTANLAIILIDARKGVITQTRRHTFIVSLLGIKHVVLAVNKMDLTDYSEEVFENICNDYRNFITGLDIPDINFIPLSALKGDNVVDITDKMPWYHGKSLLEFLETVHVGSDRNFSDLRLPVQYVNRPTLTFRGFAGRITSGIVRKGDTVMALPSRQTSTVERIVTYDGEPEMAFPPQSVTLTLADEIDISRGEMLVHTDNLPLIGRHQEAMLVWMDEKPLDTATQYYIKHTTTTTRVRIDAVRYKTDVNTLEKSPATQLTLNEIARVAITTAKPLFFDAYKKNHGTGSFVLIDPVTNNTSAVGMIIDARKPDENSLRITDMEIEKIEHGECLITSQERDRFYNQKGATVWITGLHGSGKNRLAYTLERRLFDEGAIVVLLEGNTIRAGLSRELDYSPSDRAEHLRRVAHVARLLNDQGIITLCSFISPDDNIRRQVAKIIGQERFHLVYMDADVDFGRENRPKLWERADRGEIENMPGLDANYNVPENAHLVMDPRDDENVERIMTYLRQEKIFPLK
- a CDS encoding four helix bundle protein, producing MIRFRFEQLEIWKFASEISNQLFDLADLLTEKKKYKFAEQLNAAAMSITNNIAEGSGSYSDKDFANFLNIARRSTFECANIIAITLMRGYIPKEVKEEHFEKLNHLSSMISNFRKTLLKTIDK
- the cysD gene encoding sulfate adenylyltransferase subunit CysD, with the translated sequence MNGYKLTHLQELEAEAIHIIREVAAEFQNPVMLYSIGKDSSVMVRLAEKAFYPGKVPFPLMHIDSKWKFSEMITFRENYTLEKGWDLIVHYNKAAFESGVGPFTHGSKVHTDIMKTEALLEGLTKYGFDAAFGGARRDEEKSRAKERIFSFRDQYHQWEPKSQRPELWNIYNTRIHKGESIRVFPLSNWTELDIWQYIRLEKIPIVPLYYAKKRPVVKYNDAWVLVDDDRMPPELAAKAEMKMVRFRTLGCYPLTGAIESEADTIEKIVEEMMTTTVSERTTRVIDFDQDGSMEQKKREGYF
- the cysC gene encoding adenylyl-sulfate kinase, with product MITRAEKEQLLHQHSRVVWFTGLPGAGKTTLALALEKRLYEKGHLTQVLDGDIIRKGINSNLCFTIQDRTENIRRIAEVSKLLVRSGVITINSFISPTRAIRRMARQIIGRADFIEIYVSTPIEICEKRDPKGFYKDARAGLIKNFTGVDAPFEPPEQAALAIDTSQFTIAQSIDKIMTIILPEITYQHERI
- a CDS encoding SLC13 family permease, encoding MLTFEGIIVLAVIIFIIVSLYTGLIGPAYTFIAGILVLGMFGILTPAEILSGFANEQILIVLMLLMIGEMIRNTGVLEGFFDYFFKRAKTYRSFLTRMVLSVSTLSAFLNNTPLVAILMPYVNTWSQRNKVSPSKLLIPLSYAAILGGTATLIGTSTNLIVNGLIQAQTVIPGFSTFDIFDFAWAGLPMIVLGSLFLIFFSNKLLPSRRDVMDDFVENTRRYLVETRIRSESSLPGKSVKQAELRSLNGLFLAEIIRGDTRLRPVNPNEILQKDDVLVFAGDTNTIAELVKTRSGLELSELGMYRRKDHTEAIEVVISHNSNLAGNTVKEAMIRSKYDAAVVALHRNGERIAGKLGNVKLRPGDVLLLIAGNDFNKLSMNTQDFYLISRVKDYRRTKPYESVLLIGGLMLAVFLSATKLVSLFLSLAILITIVLLIKLINPKDLPKTVDFNLAIIIAMSLALGIAMLKSGVASHIGYFLVDILMPFGTLTILFGIYIISAVLSAYINNKAAVAILFPIMLTISIKMNVNPMPLVLIMTYAAAASFLTPIGYQTNLMVYGPGGYTFHDFFRIGFPLTLLYMVVSVGIVYAVFF
- a CDS encoding UpxY family transcription antiterminator; this translates as MDVPRIEYRVVKVTKPAQKPVAKWLVIYTAPRAEKRVHERLCESGIHSYLPLYTTLRQWKDRRKKVELPLFNSYVFVKVTERERYNVLQVQGVVRFLFFLGKPAVVRQKEIDAIEKFLNKTQGYRIKVEAGQDVEIAGGPLEGVYGKVLRVGKTKLVLQIEQMGVSVVAELDRGQVRTKQ